One genomic region from Stutzerimonas decontaminans encodes:
- a CDS encoding homoserine kinase, producing the protein MSVFTPLQRDELEAFLAPYRLGRLRDFQGIVAGSENSNFFVSLEQGEYVLTLIERGPRQDLPFFIELLDVLHRAGLPVPYALRSEDGDALRELAEKPALLQPRLPGKHVVEPNPHQCAEVGRLLARLHLATREHILERASDRGLDWMQEQGPSLALSLPEDQLPLLRDGLAEIAELRPKLLALPRANLHADLFRDNVLFEGSHLTGVIDFYNACSGPMLYDLAIAVNDWCSHPNGEIDGERSEPLLAAYSALRRFTPAEAELWQPMLRVACVRFWLSRLIAAQRHEGKTDVQVKDPGEFHRLLSARQHPQSVLPFAF; encoded by the coding sequence ATGTCGGTATTCACGCCCCTGCAGCGCGATGAACTGGAGGCCTTTCTGGCGCCGTACCGGCTCGGCCGGCTGCGCGACTTTCAGGGCATCGTCGCAGGCAGCGAGAACAGCAATTTTTTCGTCAGCCTCGAACAGGGCGAATACGTCCTGACCCTGATCGAGCGCGGTCCGCGCCAGGATCTGCCGTTCTTCATCGAGCTGCTCGACGTGCTGCACCGCGCCGGCCTGCCGGTGCCCTACGCGCTGCGCAGCGAGGATGGCGACGCACTGCGCGAACTGGCGGAGAAGCCCGCGTTGCTGCAACCGCGCCTGCCGGGCAAGCATGTGGTGGAGCCCAATCCACACCAATGCGCCGAAGTCGGCCGGCTGCTGGCGCGGCTGCACCTGGCCACCCGCGAACACATCCTCGAGCGCGCCAGCGACCGCGGCCTGGACTGGATGCAGGAACAGGGGCCAAGCCTGGCACTGAGTCTGCCCGAAGACCAGCTGCCGTTGTTGCGCGATGGCCTGGCGGAAATCGCCGAGCTACGGCCGAAACTGCTCGCCCTGCCCCGCGCCAACCTGCATGCCGATCTGTTCCGCGACAACGTGCTCTTCGAAGGCAGCCACCTGACCGGCGTGATCGACTTCTACAACGCCTGCTCCGGGCCGATGCTCTACGACCTGGCTATCGCCGTGAACGACTGGTGCTCGCACCCCAATGGCGAGATCGACGGTGAACGCAGCGAACCCTTGCTGGCGGCCTACTCCGCACTGCGCCGCTTCACCCCGGCCGAAGCCGAACTCTGGCAGCCGATGCTGCGCGTGGCCTGCGTGCGCTTCTGGCTATCCCGGCTGATCGCGGCGCAGCGTCACGAAGGCAAGACGGACGTGCAGGTGAAAGATCCCGGCGAATTTCATCGGCTGCTCTCCGCACGCCAGCACCCGCAGAGTGTCTTACCTTTTGCATTCTGA
- the rpmG gene encoding 50S ribosomal protein L33, which translates to MRDLIRLVSSAGTGHFYTTDKNKRTTPDKIEIKKFDPVVRKHVIYKEAKIK; encoded by the coding sequence ATGCGTGACCTGATCCGTTTGGTGTCCAGCGCCGGTACCGGCCACTTCTACACCACCGACAAGAACAAGCGCACCACCCCCGACAAGATCGAAATCAAGAAATTCGATCCGGTCGTACGCAAGCACGTGATCTACAAGGAAGCCAAGATCAAGTAA
- a CDS encoding DMT family transporter: MTFNKSLWTSYGVMTVFVLLWGSAAIFTRWGLDHATPFALLIVRFALALTAVLLIGLYRRRWRPAPGTAWQTAATGLLMIGCYSICYFQAMAHGVTPGVIATLLGVQPILTLLLLERRFSPLRLLGLLVALAGLAAVVFQSLVLARFSLAGMLFALGALLCMTVGAILQQRVRQSPVEVLPAQYGISLLLCLAFVPLQPIRLEAVTGFIIPVLWLGLVISVAAQLLLYRMIQTGNLVNVTSLFYLVPVVTVGMDYLFLGNQLSRVGLLGMGAILLGLALVFRAAPQPHRG; encoded by the coding sequence ATGACTTTCAACAAATCGTTATGGACGTCCTATGGCGTCATGACTGTGTTCGTATTGCTGTGGGGCAGTGCGGCCATCTTCACCCGCTGGGGACTGGACCACGCTACCCCCTTCGCCCTGCTGATCGTACGCTTTGCTCTGGCGCTGACTGCAGTTCTGCTTATCGGCCTCTACCGTAGGCGCTGGCGGCCGGCGCCTGGCACTGCTTGGCAGACGGCGGCGACCGGGCTGCTGATGATCGGCTGCTATTCGATCTGCTATTTCCAGGCCATGGCCCATGGCGTGACCCCAGGCGTGATCGCGACGCTGCTCGGCGTGCAGCCGATCCTCACCTTGCTGCTTCTCGAAAGGCGCTTCTCACCGCTGCGCCTGCTTGGATTGCTGGTGGCATTGGCCGGGCTGGCCGCGGTGGTCTTCCAGAGTCTGGTACTGGCGCGTTTCTCGCTCGCCGGGATGCTCTTCGCCCTCGGCGCGCTGCTGTGCATGACGGTGGGTGCGATCCTGCAGCAGCGCGTTCGCCAGAGTCCGGTGGAGGTGCTGCCGGCCCAGTACGGGATAAGCCTGCTGCTGTGCCTGGCATTCGTACCGCTCCAGCCAATCCGCCTGGAAGCGGTGACCGGCTTCATCATTCCGGTGCTGTGGCTGGGCCTGGTGATCTCGGTGGCGGCGCAGCTGCTGCTGTACCGCATGATCCAGACCGGTAATCTGGTCAATGTCACCAGCCTGTTCTACCTGGTGCCGGTGGTGACCGTGGGGATGGATTACCTGTTCCTCGGCAATCAGCTGTCGCGCGTCGGACTGCTCGGGATGGGCGCGATTCTGCTGGGGCTGGCGCTGGTGTTCAGGGCCGCGCCGCAGCCGCATCGCGGATGA
- the rpmB gene encoding 50S ribosomal protein L28 — protein sequence MSRVCQVTGKGPVTGNNVSHANNKTRRRFLPNLQHHRFWVESENRFVRLRLSAKGMRIIDKRGIDVVLSELRARGEKV from the coding sequence ATGTCGAGAGTCTGTCAAGTTACCGGTAAGGGTCCGGTAACCGGGAACAACGTTTCCCACGCAAACAACAAAACCCGTCGTCGTTTCCTGCCGAACCTGCAGCATCATCGCTTCTGGGTCGAGTCGGAGAACCGCTTCGTCCGTCTGCGCCTGAGTGCCAAAGGCATGCGCATCATCGACAAGCGCGGCATTGACGTCGTTCTGTCCGAGCTGCGCGCCCGCGGCGAAAAGGTTTAA
- a CDS encoding DUF2782 domain-containing protein, which produces MRALKHLMLASLLACAPLAGFAQESVDGEPDVTIRQEGDRTVEEYRVNGFLYAVKVTPKHGKPYFLVRADGNDGNFVRSDQPDMLIPSWKIFSW; this is translated from the coding sequence ATGCGCGCTCTCAAACACCTGATGCTGGCCAGCCTGCTGGCGTGCGCTCCCCTGGCCGGTTTCGCCCAGGAATCGGTCGACGGCGAGCCCGACGTAACCATCCGTCAGGAGGGCGACCGTACCGTCGAGGAATACCGCGTCAACGGCTTCCTCTACGCCGTGAAAGTCACGCCGAAGCATGGCAAACCGTACTTCCTGGTGCGCGCAGACGGCAACGACGGCAACTTCGTCCGTTCCGACCAGCCGGACATGCTGATCCCCTCCTGGAAGATCTTCAGCTGGTAA
- the polA gene encoding DNA polymerase I, with the protein MSQAPLILVDGSSYLYRAFHALPPLTTSTGKPTGAVKGVLNMLLSLRRQYPDSPFAVVFDAKGPTFRDALFENYKSHRPPMPDDLRSQVEPLHASVRALGMPLLCVEGVEADDVIGTLARQCAALGRDVVISTGDKDMAQLVCPHVTLVNTMTGSVYDTEGVKTKFGVGPELIIDFLALMGDKVDNIPGVPGVGEKTACGLLNGIPGGLKGLYDNLDQVAGLPIRGAKSLGAKLAEHRDAAFMSYELATIKIDVPLDVEVGDLMPGEPHREALIALYRELEFKNWLDDLLREAKAAGENCEVQPEGCSIQAEAQYETLLEQADFERWLDRLKTAECFAFDTETTSIDAQRAELVGVSFAVEPGQAAYVPLRHSYMGVPQQLELDAVLAVLKPLLEDPAKTKICQHGKYDMNVLMHYGIEMRGMTFDTMLESYVLDATATRHDMDSLALKYLGRGTIRFEDIAGKGAKQLTFDQIAIEQAGPYAAEDADVTLRLHQTLLGKLEQTPSLLRVLTEIEMPLVPVLARIERNGALVDAQLLGQQSVELGDKLVQLEREAFEIAGEEFNLGSPKQLCAILYDKLGCPVISKTAGGQPSTAESVLAELAEQDYPLPKVIMQHRSLSKLKGTYTDKLPQQINPRTGRIHTSYHQAVTATGRLSSSDPNLQNIPIRTAEGRRIRQAFVAAPGYKLLAADYSQIELRIMAHLAQDAGLLHAFQNDLDVHRATAAEVFGVPLEQVSNDQRRSAKAINFGLIYGMSAFGLAKQIDVGRKEAQEYIDRYFARYPGVLAYMERTRTQAAEQGYVETLFGRRLYLPEINSKNGAMRKGAERTAINAPMQGTAADIIKRAMIAVDGWLQDSGLDTRVILQVHDELVLEVREDLVEQVREAICPLMSGAAQLDVPLLVEAGVGNNWDEAH; encoded by the coding sequence ATGAGCCAAGCTCCCCTCATCCTGGTGGACGGTTCGTCCTACCTCTATCGCGCCTTTCATGCCCTGCCTCCATTGACCACCTCCACCGGCAAGCCGACCGGCGCGGTCAAGGGCGTGCTGAACATGCTGCTCAGCCTGCGCAGGCAGTATCCGGACAGCCCGTTCGCCGTGGTTTTCGACGCCAAGGGGCCGACCTTTCGCGACGCGCTGTTCGAGAACTACAAGTCGCACCGCCCGCCGATGCCGGATGATCTGCGCTCGCAGGTCGAGCCGCTGCATGCCAGCGTCCGTGCCCTCGGCATGCCGCTGCTGTGCGTGGAAGGGGTCGAGGCCGACGACGTCATCGGCACCCTGGCCCGGCAGTGCGCGGCGCTGGGCCGTGATGTGGTGATCTCCACCGGCGACAAGGACATGGCCCAGCTGGTCTGCCCCCACGTCACCCTAGTCAACACCATGACCGGCAGCGTCTATGACACCGAAGGCGTGAAGACCAAGTTCGGCGTTGGCCCGGAGCTGATCATCGATTTCCTCGCGCTGATGGGCGACAAGGTCGACAACATTCCTGGCGTGCCAGGCGTCGGTGAAAAGACTGCCTGTGGCCTGCTCAACGGCATCCCGGGCGGCCTCAAGGGGCTTTACGACAACCTCGACCAGGTCGCCGGCCTGCCGATCCGCGGCGCCAAGTCACTGGGCGCCAAGCTCGCCGAACACCGCGACGCCGCCTTCATGTCCTACGAGCTGGCGACCATCAAGATCGACGTGCCGCTGGACGTCGAGGTCGGCGACCTGATGCCCGGCGAGCCGCACCGCGAAGCGCTGATCGCGCTGTACCGCGAACTGGAATTCAAGAACTGGCTGGACGACCTGCTGCGCGAGGCCAAGGCCGCGGGCGAGAACTGCGAGGTGCAGCCCGAAGGTTGCTCGATCCAGGCCGAGGCACAGTACGAAACACTCCTTGAGCAGGCCGATTTCGAGCGTTGGTTGGATCGACTGAAGACAGCCGAATGCTTCGCCTTCGATACCGAAACCACCAGCATCGATGCCCAGCGCGCCGAGCTGGTTGGCGTGTCGTTCGCCGTCGAGCCGGGCCAGGCGGCCTATGTGCCGCTGCGTCATTCCTACATGGGCGTGCCGCAGCAGCTTGAGCTGGATGCCGTCCTCGCCGTGCTCAAGCCGTTGCTGGAGGATCCGGCGAAGACCAAGATCTGCCAGCACGGCAAATACGACATGAACGTGCTGATGCATTACGGCATCGAGATGCGCGGCATGACCTTCGACACCATGCTCGAGTCCTATGTGCTGGACGCCACCGCCACCCGCCACGACATGGACAGCCTGGCGCTCAAGTACCTCGGCCGCGGCACCATCCGTTTTGAGGACATCGCCGGCAAGGGCGCCAAGCAGCTGACCTTCGACCAGATCGCCATCGAGCAGGCCGGCCCCTACGCCGCCGAGGACGCCGATGTCACCCTGCGCCTGCACCAGACGTTGCTTGGCAAGCTGGAACAGACGCCATCGCTGCTCAGGGTGTTGACCGAGATCGAGATGCCGCTGGTGCCGGTGCTGGCGCGCATCGAGCGCAACGGCGCGCTGGTCGATGCTCAGCTGCTCGGCCAGCAGAGCGTCGAGCTGGGCGACAAGCTGGTGCAACTGGAACGCGAGGCGTTCGAGATCGCCGGTGAGGAATTCAACCTCGGCTCGCCCAAGCAGCTCTGCGCGATCCTCTATGACAAGCTCGGTTGCCCGGTGATTTCCAAGACCGCCGGCGGCCAGCCGTCCACCGCGGAAAGCGTGCTGGCCGAACTGGCCGAGCAGGATTACCCGCTGCCGAAGGTGATCATGCAGCATCGCAGCTTGAGCAAGCTCAAGGGCACCTACACCGACAAGCTGCCGCAGCAGATCAATCCGCGCACCGGGCGCATTCACACCAGCTACCACCAGGCGGTGACCGCCACCGGGCGGCTGTCCTCCTCGGACCCGAACCTGCAGAACATCCCGATCCGCACCGCCGAGGGCCGGCGCATTCGCCAGGCCTTCGTCGCAGCGCCGGGCTACAAGCTGCTGGCGGCGGACTACTCGCAGATCGAGCTGCGCATCATGGCGCATCTGGCGCAGGACGCCGGCCTCTTGCATGCCTTCCAGAACGACCTGGACGTGCACCGCGCCACCGCTGCCGAGGTGTTCGGCGTGCCGCTGGAGCAGGTCAGCAATGACCAGCGCCGCAGTGCCAAGGCGATCAACTTCGGCCTGATCTATGGCATGAGCGCGTTTGGCCTGGCCAAGCAGATCGACGTCGGCCGCAAGGAAGCGCAGGAGTACATCGACCGCTATTTCGCCCGCTACCCCGGCGTGCTCGCCTATATGGAGCGCACCCGCACCCAGGCCGCCGAGCAGGGCTATGTCGAAACGCTGTTCGGCCGGCGCCTATACCTGCCCGAGATCAATTCGAAGAACGGCGCCATGCGCAAGGGCGCCGAGCGCACCGCGATCAACGCGCCGATGCAGGGCACCGCAGCGGACATCATCAAGCGCGCCATGATCGCCGTGGACGGCTGGCTGCAGGACAGCGGGCTGGACACGCGGGTGATCCTGCAGGTCCACGATGAATTGGTGCTGGAAGTGCGCGAAGACCTGGTCGAGCAGGTCCGCGAAGCCATCTGCCCGCTGATGAGCGGTGCCGCCCAGCTGGACGTGCCGCTGCTGGTCGAAGCGGGCGTTGGCAACAACTGGGACGAGGCGCACTGA
- a CDS encoding adenosylcobalamin-dependent ribonucleoside-diphosphate reductase: protein MAKTDGPIAADSKSTSIALQAASEDIWAQKYRLTSKDGAPIDESVDDTWQRVARALAHVEPAKQREHWYERFLWALRNGAIPAGRIISNAGAQDYKPATSTINCTVSGSITDSMDDILGKVHEAGLTLKAGCGIGYEFSTLRPRGSFVSGAGAHTSGPLSFMDIFDKMCFTVSSAGGRRGAQMGTFDVGHPDVREFIRAKREDGRLRQFNLSLLITDEFMQAVEADGEWPLIFPVHAKEAGELDLADAEHVLWREWPVHDGYIVRDDGLVACKIYGRVKARHLWDMIMVSTYDYAEPGFILIDRVNQLNNNWWCEAIRATNPCGEQPLPPYGSCLLGSINLTNFVIDPFGADARFDWDKYREVVRVFTRMLDNVVEINGLPLEQQRHEIESKRRHGMGFLGLGSTLTLLKLRYGSPEACVFTEEVAREMALVGWEQALELSKEKGPAPLLSQTFEVTAEMLRKRPEMAKDGYKVGDQIAGRVLHAKYSRYMQKIAEYAPELIEALAEQGARFTHHSSIAPTGTISLSLANNASNGIEPSFAHHYSRNLIRPGRKAKEKIEVFSYELLAYRTLINERAKPGSDEPGEKLPDYFITADDVSPTQHVDIQAAAQKWVDSSISKTANVPTDYPFEAFKDIYRYAWRQGLKGCTTFRFNPAAFQGVLVKEADLEKTLYRFTLEDGSVVELKGNQEVEYDGEVNTAANLFDALKEGYYGKY from the coding sequence ATGGCGAAGACGGACGGGCCCATCGCGGCAGACAGCAAGAGCACTTCCATCGCCCTGCAGGCGGCTTCCGAAGACATCTGGGCGCAGAAATACCGGCTCACCAGCAAGGACGGCGCCCCCATCGACGAGAGCGTCGATGACACCTGGCAGCGCGTCGCCCGAGCCCTGGCCCACGTCGAGCCGGCCAAGCAGCGCGAGCACTGGTACGAACGCTTCCTCTGGGCGCTGCGTAATGGCGCCATCCCGGCCGGGCGGATCATCTCCAACGCCGGCGCGCAGGATTACAAGCCGGCGACCTCGACCATCAACTGCACCGTCTCGGGTTCGATCACCGACTCGATGGACGACATTCTCGGCAAGGTCCACGAGGCCGGCCTGACGCTCAAGGCCGGCTGCGGCATCGGCTACGAGTTCAGCACCCTGCGTCCGCGCGGCTCCTTTGTCTCGGGTGCCGGCGCGCACACCAGCGGGCCGCTGTCGTTCATGGATATCTTCGACAAGATGTGCTTCACCGTCAGCTCCGCCGGCGGCCGCCGCGGCGCGCAGATGGGCACCTTTGATGTCGGCCATCCGGACGTGCGCGAGTTCATCCGCGCCAAGCGCGAAGACGGCCGGCTGCGCCAGTTCAACCTGAGCCTGTTGATCACCGACGAATTCATGCAGGCGGTGGAAGCTGATGGCGAGTGGCCGCTGATCTTCCCGGTACACGCCAAGGAAGCCGGCGAGCTCGACCTGGCAGACGCCGAGCATGTGCTCTGGCGCGAATGGCCGGTGCATGACGGCTACATCGTCCGTGACGACGGCCTGGTGGCCTGCAAGATCTACGGGCGAGTCAAGGCGCGGCATCTGTGGGACATGATCATGGTCTCCACCTACGATTATGCGGAGCCGGGCTTCATCCTCATCGATCGGGTCAACCAGCTGAACAACAACTGGTGGTGTGAAGCGATCCGCGCCACCAACCCCTGCGGTGAGCAGCCGCTGCCGCCGTACGGGTCGTGCCTGCTGGGCTCGATCAACCTGACCAACTTCGTCATCGACCCGTTTGGCGCCGATGCACGCTTCGACTGGGACAAGTACCGCGAAGTCGTGCGCGTCTTCACCCGCATGCTCGACAACGTGGTGGAGATCAACGGCTTGCCGCTGGAGCAGCAGCGCCACGAGATCGAAAGCAAGCGCCGCCACGGCATGGGCTTCCTTGGCCTCGGCTCGACGCTGACGCTACTCAAGCTGCGCTACGGCAGCCCGGAAGCCTGCGTGTTCACCGAAGAAGTCGCTCGCGAAATGGCGCTGGTCGGCTGGGAACAGGCGCTGGAGCTGTCCAAGGAGAAGGGCCCGGCACCGCTGCTGAGCCAGACCTTCGAAGTCACCGCCGAGATGCTGCGCAAGCGTCCGGAGATGGCCAAGGACGGCTACAAGGTCGGCGATCAGATCGCCGGTCGCGTGCTGCACGCCAAGTATTCGCGCTACATGCAGAAGATCGCCGAGTACGCGCCCGAGCTGATCGAGGCGCTGGCCGAGCAGGGCGCGCGCTTCACCCACCACAGCTCCATCGCCCCCACCGGCACTATCAGCCTGAGCCTGGCCAACAACGCCTCCAACGGCATCGAGCCGAGCTTCGCCCATCACTATTCGCGCAACCTGATCCGTCCGGGCCGCAAGGCCAAGGAGAAGATCGAGGTGTTCAGCTACGAGCTGCTGGCCTATCGCACGCTGATCAACGAGCGCGCCAAACCGGGCTCCGACGAACCGGGCGAGAAACTGCCGGACTACTTCATTACCGCCGATGATGTCAGCCCGACCCAGCACGTGGATATCCAGGCCGCCGCGCAGAAGTGGGTCGACTCGTCGATCTCCAAGACCGCCAACGTGCCAACCGATTACCCGTTCGAGGCGTTCAAGGACATCTACCGCTACGCCTGGCGCCAGGGCCTCAAGGGCTGCACCACCTTCCGCTTCAACCCGGCGGCGTTCCAGGGCGTGCTGGTCAAGGAAGCCGATCTTGAAAAGACCCTGTATCGCTTCACCCTCGAGGACGGCAGCGTGGTCGAGCTCAAGGGCAACCAGGAAGTCGAGTACGACGGCGAGGTGAACACCGCCGCCAACCTGTTCGACGCCCTCAAAGAAGGCTATTACGGCAAGTACTGA
- a CDS encoding TSCPD domain-containing protein has translation MTVKITQRIKGFKVVDETLERPAAAAANTDNKASKAVNVVEMDESLQRPETLIGMTYKIKSPLFEHALYVTVNDIVLNAGTPHEQRRPFEIFINSKNMDHFQWIVALTRIMSAVFRKGGDCTFLVEELKAVFDPRGGYLKKGGVYMPSIVAEIGAVLERHLIAIGMLEGHALDETQLKYLAEKRAAYEASQGAVAVEPGEGFPAGAQLCNKCNTQAVVQMDGCATCLNCGNSKCG, from the coding sequence ATGACCGTAAAGATCACCCAGCGCATCAAGGGCTTCAAGGTCGTCGACGAGACCCTCGAACGCCCCGCGGCCGCTGCGGCCAACACCGATAACAAGGCGAGCAAGGCCGTCAACGTAGTGGAAATGGACGAGAGCCTGCAGCGTCCGGAAACCCTCATCGGCATGACCTACAAGATCAAGTCGCCGCTGTTCGAGCACGCCCTGTACGTCACCGTGAATGACATCGTGCTCAACGCTGGCACCCCGCATGAGCAACGGCGGCCGTTTGAGATCTTCATCAATTCGAAGAACATGGACCACTTCCAGTGGATCGTTGCGCTTACCCGCATCATGTCCGCGGTGTTCCGCAAGGGCGGCGACTGCACTTTCCTCGTCGAGGAGCTGAAGGCGGTGTTCGACCCGCGCGGCGGCTATCTGAAGAAGGGTGGCGTCTACATGCCGTCGATCGTCGCCGAGATCGGCGCGGTGCTGGAGCGCCATCTGATCGCCATCGGCATGCTTGAGGGCCATGCGCTGGACGAAACCCAGCTCAAGTACCTGGCCGAAAAGCGCGCCGCCTACGAAGCCAGCCAGGGCGCGGTGGCTGTCGAGCCGGGCGAAGGCTTTCCGGCCGGCGCGCAGCTGTGCAACAAGTGCAACACCCAGGCTGTGGTGCAGATGGACGGCTGCGCTACTTGTCTGAACTGCGGCAACTCCAAGTGCGGCTAA
- the ppnN gene encoding nucleotide 5'-monophosphate nucleosidase PpnN, which translates to MTQRNVINASVSPKGSLETLSQREVQQLSEVGSGSTHKLFRQCALAILNTGTRIDNAKTILEAYEDFEVRILQQDRGVRLELFNAPADAFVDGEMIASTREMLFSALRDIVYTESELSSARIDLSTSHGITDYVFHLLRNARTLRPGIEPNMVVCWGGHSISTEEYKYSKRVGHELGLRSLDVCTGCGPGVMKGPMKGATIAHAKQRRNGSRYLGLTEPGIIAAEAPNPIVNELVILPDIEKRLEAFVRVGHGIIIFPGGVGTAEEFLYLLGILLHPANCDVPFPVILTGPSDAADYLQQLHDFVGATLGEEAQKRYQIVFNDPTEVARQMTEGLREVRRFRRERNDAFHFNWLLKIEEGFQRPFDPTHEAMASLPLRRDLPPHELAANLRRAFSGIVAGNVKDKGIRRIEQYGRYEIHGDAAIMQPLDKLLQAFVEQHRMKLPGGVPYTPCYRVVS; encoded by the coding sequence ATGACCCAACGCAACGTAATCAACGCCTCGGTTAGCCCCAAAGGCAGCCTGGAAACCCTCTCGCAACGCGAAGTACAGCAACTGAGCGAAGTCGGTTCCGGCAGCACGCACAAGCTGTTCCGCCAGTGTGCCCTGGCGATCCTCAACACCGGCACGCGAATCGATAACGCCAAGACCATTCTCGAAGCTTACGAGGACTTCGAGGTGCGCATCCTGCAGCAGGATCGCGGCGTACGCCTGGAGCTGTTCAACGCGCCGGCCGATGCCTTCGTCGATGGCGAGATGATCGCCAGCACCCGCGAGATGCTCTTCAGTGCCCTGCGCGATATCGTCTATACCGAAAGCGAACTGAGCAGCGCACGCATCGACCTGAGCACCTCCCACGGCATCACCGACTATGTGTTCCACCTGCTGCGCAACGCCCGCACGCTGCGCCCAGGCATCGAGCCGAACATGGTGGTGTGCTGGGGCGGTCACTCGATCAGCACTGAGGAATACAAGTACAGCAAGCGCGTCGGCCATGAACTGGGCCTGCGCAGCCTGGATGTCTGTACCGGCTGCGGCCCGGGTGTGATGAAGGGGCCGATGAAGGGCGCCACCATCGCCCATGCCAAGCAGCGCCGCAACGGCAGCCGCTATCTGGGCTTGACCGAGCCCGGCATCATCGCCGCCGAGGCACCGAACCCGATCGTCAACGAGCTGGTCATCCTGCCGGACATCGAGAAACGCCTGGAGGCCTTCGTCCGCGTCGGTCACGGCATCATCATCTTTCCCGGCGGCGTCGGCACGGCCGAGGAATTCCTCTACCTGCTCGGCATCCTGCTGCACCCGGCCAATTGCGACGTGCCCTTCCCGGTCATCCTCACCGGCCCGAGCGATGCCGCAGACTATCTGCAGCAGCTGCACGATTTCGTCGGCGCGACCCTTGGCGAAGAAGCGCAGAAGCGCTACCAAATCGTCTTCAACGACCCCACCGAAGTGGCCCGACAGATGACCGAGGGGCTGCGCGAAGTCCGTCGCTTCCGCCGCGAGCGCAACGATGCCTTCCACTTCAACTGGCTGCTGAAGATCGAGGAAGGCTTCCAGCGCCCCTTCGATCCGACCCATGAAGCCATGGCCAGCCTGCCGCTGCGCCGCGATCTGCCGCCACACGAGCTGGCTGCCAACCTGCGCCGCGCGTTCTCCGGCATCGTCGCCGGCAACGTCAAGGACAAGGGCATCCGCCGCATCGAGCAATACGGCCGTTACGAGATCCACGGCGACGCGGCGATCATGCAGCCGCTGGACAAGCTGCTGCAGGCCTTCGTCGAGCAGCACCGCATGAAGCTGCCCGGCGGCGTGCCCTACACGCCGTGCTACCGCGTGGTCAGCTGA